Proteins encoded by one window of Haliotis asinina isolate JCU_RB_2024 chromosome 6, JCU_Hal_asi_v2, whole genome shotgun sequence:
- the LOC137286754 gene encoding uncharacterized protein: protein MPRDHHLPQDGATFHVGASVHRSKEAFNVSAPTSTLYYTGYEQDRDYASVDSERDQDWKGESSLQITDMEDAEGTDEGTEGHVDGPQFPQMKAFKSRKSDPLFESTRPSGTDLGEVTASEPTVAAVREQSAADRDRAVHFTSDVTQREGGRLRDVRRAAHSEGAVTNQRPPGRDRLREFGRSIVNVLSRTFRRQPRRRDAKRDHPVVRDERDSEKRDVSTQVEELRLPADQLIQKQFRSKRVENISDEVEEIQFINLSCI from the exons ATGCCACGTGACCACCATTTACCACAAGATGGCGCCACATTTCATGTCGGGGCATCGGTTCATAGGAGCAAGGAGGCATTCAATGTCTCGGCACCGACAAGCACGCTGTATTACACAGGGTATGAGCAGGACAGGGACTACGCCTCTGTGGACTCAGAGAGGGATCAGGATTGGAAAGGAGAAAGCAGCTTGCAGATAACAGACATGGAGGATGCAGAAGGGACGGATGAAGGTACGGAGGGAC ACGTTGACGGGCCTCAGTTCCCCCAGATGAAGGCTTTCAAATCAAGAAAAAGTGATCCACTTTTCGAATCCACAAGACCATCAGGAACAGATCTTGGGGAGGTAACTGCGTCTGAACCAACAGTGGCCGCCGTGCGTGAGCAGTCAGCAGCCGATCGAGACAGGGCCGTGCACTTCACCAGTGACGTCACCCAACGTGAAG GTGGCAGATTACGTGACGTCCGGCGTGCGGCTCACAGCGAGGGCGCAGTAACAAACCAAAGACCTCCTGGCCGAGACCGTCTCCGGGAGTTCGGCAGATCG ATTGTCAACGTCCTCAGCAGAACGTTCCGCCGTCAACCACGGCGACGTGACGCCAAGCGTGATCACCCCGTTGTCAGGGATGAACGTGATTCTGAAAAACGGGATGTCTCAACCCAGGTGGAAGAACTGCGACTTCCGGCGGATCAGCTCATTCAAAAACAAT ttcGGTCAAAAAGAGTGGAAAATATCAGCGATGAAGTTGAAGAGATCCAGTTCATCAATCTCAGCTGTATATGA